A genomic window from Acinetobacter chinensis includes:
- a CDS encoding peptidylprolyl isomerase, giving the protein MKTKQLRTFFKATLLAAAISSSLPVFAQSTDEVVAVVDNSVILRSDLAQSIAEIKHQLESQKKQLPPEQYIEQQALEQLIIRQTQLEQVKRYNIRPDEKALNEAVMKVAAQSGSPSLEAFQQKLDAMAPGTYASLRSRIAEDLTINRMRQQVVTSRIKISDQDVENFLKTPQGQAALGNQVHVLHIRISGNNNVESVAKQVQAELKDNNDIAAISKKFTTAGTKVEGSDMGFRNLSDIPSELAARVSTIEPGQTTELISVRDGIHILKLLERKGSEQKAIIPQYKVRHILIQPTEVVSPDNAKQMIDSIYNRLKAGQNFAELASTFSTDPGSARDGGSLGWVSPGVMVPEFEEKMKNTPVGQISEPFQSQFGWHILEVTDTRQQDMTSEYQQRMARQVLGERQYDAELDSWLREIRSNAFVEIKDPALDRKNNKKSDS; this is encoded by the coding sequence ATGAAGACGAAACAGTTAAGAACTTTTTTTAAAGCAACGCTACTGGCAGCAGCAATTTCATCCTCCCTGCCTGTTTTTGCCCAGTCAACTGATGAAGTCGTTGCCGTTGTAGACAACAGTGTTATTCTCCGCAGTGATCTTGCGCAATCCATTGCTGAAATCAAACATCAGCTGGAATCACAGAAAAAACAGCTGCCACCTGAGCAATACATAGAACAACAGGCGCTTGAACAGTTGATTATCCGCCAGACACAGCTCGAACAGGTCAAACGCTACAACATCAGACCCGATGAAAAAGCCCTGAATGAAGCTGTGATGAAAGTTGCTGCTCAGTCTGGCTCTCCAAGTCTCGAAGCTTTCCAGCAAAAACTGGATGCAATGGCACCAGGAACCTATGCATCTTTACGTTCCCGTATTGCTGAAGACCTGACGATTAACCGCATGCGTCAGCAAGTGGTGACTTCACGTATTAAAATCAGTGACCAGGATGTTGAAAACTTCCTGAAAACACCTCAGGGACAGGCTGCATTAGGCAACCAGGTTCACGTTCTGCACATCCGTATTTCAGGTAACAATAATGTGGAATCTGTAGCCAAACAGGTACAGGCTGAACTCAAAGACAATAATGATATTGCTGCCATCAGTAAAAAATTTACAACTGCCGGCACCAAAGTTGAAGGTTCAGATATGGGCTTCCGCAACCTGTCTGACATCCCGTCTGAACTTGCAGCCCGCGTCAGTACGATTGAACCTGGTCAGACCACAGAACTGATTTCTGTACGTGATGGTATTCATATTCTGAAATTACTTGAGCGTAAAGGTTCTGAGCAAAAAGCCATTATTCCTCAGTATAAAGTCCGCCATATTCTAATTCAGCCAACTGAAGTAGTCAGCCCTGATAATGCAAAACAGATGATCGACAGCATCTACAACCGCTTAAAAGCGGGTCAGAATTTTGCTGAGCTAGCCTCCACTTTTTCTACTGACCCTGGCTCTGCCCGTGATGGCGGTAGTCTGGGCTGGGTTTCCCCAGGTGTGATGGTGCCAGAGTTTGAAGAAAAAATGAAAAATACTCCTGTGGGTCAGATCAGTGAGCCATTTCAGTCTCAGTTCGGCTGGCATATTCTGGAAGTCACAGATACCCGTCAGCAGGATATGACGAGTGAATACCAGCAACGTATGGCGCGTCAGGTGCTTGGTGAACGTCAGTATGACGCTGAACTGGACAGCTGGTTACGCGAAATCCGCAGCAATGCCTTTGTTGAAATTAAAGATCCTGCACTGGATCGTAAAAACAACAAAAAATCTGACAGCTGA
- the murU gene encoding N-acetylmuramate alpha-1-phosphate uridylyltransferase MurU: protein MKAMILAAGLGNRMRPLTLYKPKPLLEVGGKPLIVWHIEKLKNIGVTEIIINSAWLADVLIGALGDGSQFGVNIRWTREDEGLETAGGIINALPLLGSEPFILINGDVWTTFDFASLLDVNLQQDLAHLVFVQNPEQHPKGDFTLADGRAYTFDQHREGENLTFSGVSVIHPEMFNGLEAGKRPLAPILKQGMLDGRISAEKMRAAWVDVGTPERLMALDSQIRQGEYA from the coding sequence ATGAAAGCCATGATTCTGGCAGCGGGTCTTGGAAACCGCATGCGTCCTTTGACGCTTTATAAGCCCAAACCTTTACTTGAGGTGGGTGGGAAGCCGCTGATCGTCTGGCATATCGAAAAACTGAAAAATATCGGTGTGACCGAAATCATCATTAACTCAGCCTGGCTTGCAGATGTGCTGATCGGTGCATTGGGCGACGGTTCTCAGTTTGGGGTGAATATCCGCTGGACACGTGAAGATGAAGGGCTTGAAACCGCTGGTGGAATCATCAATGCTTTGCCTTTACTTGGCAGTGAACCGTTCATACTGATCAATGGTGATGTCTGGACAACTTTTGATTTTGCTTCACTGCTGGATGTAAATCTGCAGCAGGATCTGGCGCATCTGGTGTTCGTGCAGAATCCTGAACAGCACCCTAAAGGTGATTTTACACTGGCGGATGGGCGTGCTTATACATTTGATCAGCACCGTGAAGGTGAGAATTTAACATTCAGCGGCGTTTCTGTGATTCATCCTGAAATGTTCAATGGACTGGAAGCAGGAAAACGTCCACTGGCACCTATTTTAAAGCAGGGAATGCTGGATGGGCGGATTTCTGCAGAAAAAATGCGAGCTGCCTGGGTGGATGTAGGTACACCTGAGCGCCTTATGGCACTTGATTCGCAAATTCGTCAGGGTGAATATGCTTAA
- a CDS encoding MotA/TolQ/ExbB proton channel family protein encodes MWELVKAGGWLMLPLVICSIFTVAIAIERFIRLKKSNILPAGLLLSQGAGVKGVMQYLKQNDSAQSSTLGRIFMAGYQNRQQPENYARAQMEATASQEIGYLEKNINFLGTLSAVAPLLGLLGTVLGIIESFLVIDLGTNSNPTLMIPGISKALITTAAGMLIAIPALFAYRYFQRLVQEYIAELEQQSTLFHAALFYQNDSVEEQEVKKAS; translated from the coding sequence ATGTGGGAGTTGGTTAAAGCTGGTGGGTGGCTGATGTTGCCGCTTGTGATCTGTTCGATTTTTACTGTTGCAATTGCAATTGAGCGTTTCATTCGCCTGAAAAAATCGAATATTTTACCTGCGGGCTTGCTGCTGAGTCAGGGAGCGGGAGTTAAAGGTGTAATGCAGTACCTGAAACAGAATGATTCGGCACAGAGCAGTACACTTGGGCGGATTTTTATGGCAGGGTATCAGAATCGCCAGCAGCCTGAAAATTATGCTCGCGCTCAAATGGAAGCCACAGCTTCTCAGGAAATCGGATATCTTGAAAAAAATATCAATTTTCTGGGGACTTTAAGTGCTGTTGCTCCATTGTTGGGTTTGCTGGGTACAGTACTGGGAATTATTGAATCATTCCTGGTGATTGACCTGGGAACTAACAGTAATCCAACACTCATGATTCCGGGTATTTCCAAGGCTTTGATTACAACAGCAGCAGGTATGCTGATTGCTATCCCTGCGCTGTTTGCATACCGTTATTTTCAGCGGCTGGTTCAGGAGTACATTGCGGAACTTGAACAGCAGTCAACACTTTTTCATGCAGCACTTTTCTATCAGAATGATTCTGTGGAAGAACAGGAAGTGAAGAAAGCAAGTTAA
- a CDS encoding ExbD/TolR family protein: MKFKRTQVEDIHINLTPMIDCLLFILVFLLLSTTFNQFSRMNLTLPDAQGVPPKQFNHKIEVVVDASGHYSVNGQALSSKESADLNTAIKQISNDQRDLMFVIAADAKATHQDVIRVMDVAGQLGFVNINISTKVPSRGY; encoded by the coding sequence ATGAAATTTAAACGTACACAAGTGGAAGATATTCATATTAACCTGACGCCAATGATTGACTGCCTGTTGTTCATATTGGTGTTCCTGTTACTTTCCACAACATTTAATCAGTTCAGCCGTATGAATCTGACTTTACCTGATGCCCAGGGAGTACCACCGAAGCAGTTCAATCATAAGATTGAAGTTGTGGTGGATGCTTCCGGGCATTACTCGGTCAATGGACAGGCATTGTCCAGTAAAGAATCAGCAGATTTAAATACGGCAATTAAACAGATTTCCAATGATCAGCGTGATTTAATGTTTGTCATTGCTGCTGATGCAAAAGCAACGCATCAGGATGTAATTCGAGTCATGGATGTTGCAGGGCAATTGGGCTTTGTTAACATCAATATCAGTACGAAAGTGCCGTCCAGGGGTTATTAA
- a CDS encoding aminoglycoside phosphotransferase family protein — MNTQREQLIQTWITSVLGSDQFEINFLAGDASFRRYARIKLNNKTFMLMDAPPEKEDCVPFVTIDEFFDAHQVRVPHIVAKDLEQGFLLLEDFGDVLLSTLLTDETVDEYYAQSFKQLVQLQSIDGKNHFPEYAYEKLISEMELLTDWMLPSLKIQPTADELALIKRSFAILANAALAQPQVIVHRDFHSRNLMKIEGETDLGVIDFQDAVIGADTYDLISITRDAYVQWNPERVYQWFKMFYDLLPESAKQDRDFEQFRRDADLMAIQRHIKILGIFVRLFERDGKSGYLKDLPRVMWYLLEESKAYAELQPFMQFIHNRVMPEFESKYGKYEVVA; from the coding sequence ATGAATACACAACGTGAACAATTGATACAAACATGGATTACATCTGTACTTGGTTCAGATCAATTTGAAATTAACTTCCTTGCAGGTGATGCGAGCTTCCGTCGTTATGCACGAATCAAATTGAATAATAAAACATTTATGCTGATGGATGCACCTCCTGAAAAAGAAGATTGTGTGCCTTTTGTGACGATAGACGAATTTTTCGATGCTCATCAGGTTCGTGTACCTCATATTGTGGCAAAAGATCTTGAGCAGGGCTTTCTTTTACTTGAAGATTTTGGCGATGTATTACTTTCCACACTTTTAACAGATGAAACTGTGGATGAGTACTATGCGCAGAGTTTTAAGCAGCTGGTACAGTTGCAGTCGATTGATGGTAAAAACCATTTCCCAGAATATGCGTATGAAAAGCTCATTTCAGAAATGGAACTGCTGACCGACTGGATGCTGCCTTCATTGAAGATTCAGCCAACAGCAGATGAGCTGGCACTGATTAAACGCAGTTTTGCAATTCTGGCAAATGCTGCGCTTGCACAGCCTCAGGTGATTGTACATCGTGACTTTCACAGTCGTAACCTGATGAAAATAGAAGGTGAAACGGATCTGGGTGTGATTGATTTTCAGGATGCTGTGATCGGTGCAGATACTTATGACCTGATTTCCATTACACGCGATGCTTATGTGCAGTGGAATCCTGAGCGTGTTTATCAGTGGTTTAAAATGTTCTATGACCTGTTGCCTGAGTCTGCAAAGCAGGATCGCGATTTTGAACAGTTCAGACGTGATGCTGATCTGATGGCGATTCAGCGTCATATCAAAATTCTGGGTATTTTTGTGCGACTGTTTGAACGTGATGGCAAATCAGGCTACCTCAAGGATTTACCCCGCGTGATGTGGTATTTACTTGAAGAAAGCAAAGCGTATGCAGAATTACAACCTTTTATGCAGTTTATTCATAATAGAGTAATGCCGGAATTTGAATCCAAATACGGCAAATATGAGGTTGTTGCATAA
- the rsmG gene encoding 16S rRNA (guanine(527)-N(7))-methyltransferase RsmG translates to MHPFFQELKQGSLALGLELNEDALTLLLKYQDALVLWNKAYNLTAIRDPKEMLVKHLLDSLSILKDLPAGRLLDIGTGGGMPGMIIALCQPERQCVLLDSNGKKIRFLKQFIADLKLQNVIAVQTRVENEDSINELGKFDVITSRAFASLTDFIAASRPYMHDQSIIASMKGLIPEDEVKAVEKQFSCDIIELKVPRLDEQRHLLLLKQI, encoded by the coding sequence ATGCATCCTTTTTTTCAGGAACTTAAACAGGGCAGTCTGGCACTTGGGCTTGAACTCAATGAAGATGCCTTAACTTTGTTACTTAAATACCAGGATGCACTGGTACTCTGGAATAAAGCCTATAATCTGACTGCAATCCGTGATCCTAAGGAAATGCTGGTCAAGCATCTGCTCGACAGTCTGAGTATTCTGAAAGATCTGCCTGCAGGTCGTCTGCTGGATATCGGGACGGGTGGCGGTATGCCAGGCATGATTATTGCCTTATGTCAGCCTGAACGTCAGTGTGTGCTGCTGGATTCAAACGGCAAAAAAATCCGTTTCCTTAAACAGTTTATTGCTGACCTGAAACTGCAGAATGTGATTGCTGTGCAGACACGGGTTGAAAACGAAGACAGTATTAATGAATTGGGTAAATTTGATGTCATTACCAGTCGGGCATTTGCATCATTAACCGATTTTATAGCTGCTTCTAGACCGTATATGCATGATCAGAGCATTATTGCTTCAATGAAAGGTCTGATTCCAGAAGATGAAGTCAAAGCTGTAGAAAAACAGTTCAGCTGTGACATTATTGAACTGAAAGTTCCGAGACTAGATGAACAGCGTCATTTGCTGTTATTAAAACAAATTTAA
- a CDS encoding LPS-assembly protein LptD has product MKHQFKFNPLATAIFTLLCGSSVSGFAESVDVDQVSTTNNQQLKQTIQEAYPGQQFFEQYYVDKTAPEAQMRNGKYLSSAFCSGAWITPVSPEVKPVPADQATSTVTADYGHYDPDGDSVLEGNVLIDQEGRQIRADKVTIDKTQTFANAQGRVQMAQAGLLAQSDQIDYNLKTQKGELNNSFYISEEQHAHGRAEKIARTSENVVVMNNATYSTCPPDQSPGWKIQADQIELNQDTGRGTTRGTKLYVKNTPVLAVPYFNFPIDDRRTTGILTPSFGFTNDGGVELGVPVYLNLAPNYDATLTPRFISDRGPMLEGGFRYLTENFGEGQLWGGYLPSDKSYDDEDRKDLHFLHNWQINKQFSTNLEYNYASDKDYFSDLNNNPNSKTDLNLRRAWELNYKNGIPGLKAQLKVEDFQTLDPEVPQSDRPYARLPQFLLNYKAGDLQGLQYEFNSDTAYFKKDINALNQSSSTSEPSGTRLYNEFAVRYNYRNPWSFVIPEVSVANINTFFDKKTVEAQNLNSSDESVSVTVPQFTLDAGLTFEKDGKYLQTITPRAFYAYAPYQNQQNHPNFDSATASINYDQLFSPNRFYGHDRLEDNNFLSLGLSYSLFDDIGLERIKASVGQSFFFEDRRITLENSPDEFDRESRTGPIVSLASQLSENFSVVANSAWMSNNDNAQRDFQLYYTGDQGNLYNVGYFYRKDITNRQDHYDQVVASFIQPVHNNWRIMGHAQYDMDNNVAREYLLGVNYESCCWGISVYGRSYYNDLDNVNDADVKPKRAIMAEINLKGLGGFNNKLASLLENRILGFNKINQSWTQR; this is encoded by the coding sequence ATGAAGCATCAGTTTAAATTCAATCCTCTAGCAACTGCGATCTTCACCCTTCTGTGCGGTAGTTCCGTTTCGGGTTTTGCTGAGTCCGTGGATGTAGATCAGGTCTCTACCACAAATAACCAGCAACTTAAGCAGACCATCCAGGAAGCATATCCAGGTCAGCAGTTTTTTGAGCAGTATTATGTAGATAAAACTGCACCCGAAGCTCAGATGCGCAATGGAAAATATTTAAGTTCCGCATTCTGCAGCGGTGCCTGGATTACCCCGGTCAGCCCAGAAGTCAAACCCGTTCCTGCAGATCAGGCGACATCCACTGTCACTGCTGATTATGGACACTATGATCCAGATGGTGACTCTGTACTGGAAGGCAATGTTCTGATTGATCAGGAAGGGCGACAGATCCGTGCAGACAAAGTCACAATTGATAAAACACAGACGTTTGCCAACGCACAGGGTCGTGTCCAGATGGCACAGGCAGGTCTGCTGGCTCAAAGCGATCAGATTGATTACAACCTGAAAACTCAGAAAGGCGAACTGAACAACAGTTTCTATATTTCTGAAGAACAGCATGCGCATGGCCGCGCAGAAAAAATTGCCCGTACCTCTGAAAATGTTGTGGTCATGAATAATGCAACCTATTCAACCTGCCCACCTGATCAGTCACCTGGATGGAAAATCCAGGCAGATCAGATCGAACTGAATCAGGACACAGGTCGTGGCACAACCCGCGGCACTAAGCTTTATGTAAAAAATACGCCTGTACTGGCTGTACCTTATTTTAATTTCCCGATCGATGACCGACGTACAACCGGTATTCTCACACCGTCTTTCGGCTTTACCAATGACGGCGGAGTTGAACTTGGCGTTCCGGTTTATCTAAACCTGGCACCGAATTATGATGCAACGCTCACACCTCGGTTTATCAGTGACCGTGGACCCATGCTTGAAGGCGGTTTCCGCTATTTAACTGAAAATTTCGGTGAAGGTCAGTTATGGGGTGGATATCTTCCTTCAGATAAAAGTTACGATGATGAAGATCGTAAGGATCTTCATTTTCTGCATAACTGGCAGATCAACAAACAGTTCTCTACCAATCTCGAATACAACTACGCTTCAGACAAAGATTATTTTTCAGACCTGAACAACAACCCAAACTCTAAAACAGATCTGAACCTGCGTCGTGCATGGGAGCTGAATTACAAAAATGGTATTCCCGGTTTAAAGGCTCAACTGAAAGTTGAAGACTTCCAGACTCTGGATCCTGAAGTACCTCAGTCTGACCGTCCTTATGCCCGTCTGCCACAGTTCCTGCTGAACTATAAAGCAGGTGATTTGCAGGGTCTGCAGTATGAATTTAACAGTGATACTGCTTATTTCAAAAAGGACATCAATGCCTTAAATCAAAGCAGCAGTACATCTGAACCAAGTGGTACACGACTGTATAATGAATTTGCTGTGCGTTATAACTACCGCAATCCATGGTCATTTGTTATTCCTGAAGTCAGTGTTGCCAATATCAATACTTTCTTTGACAAAAAAACCGTTGAAGCACAGAATCTGAATTCTTCTGACGAATCAGTTTCCGTGACTGTTCCACAGTTCACACTGGATGCCGGTCTGACTTTTGAAAAAGATGGTAAATATCTTCAGACCATCACACCACGTGCTTTCTATGCATATGCACCGTATCAGAATCAGCAGAACCACCCTAACTTTGACTCTGCAACAGCATCCATTAACTATGACCAGCTGTTCAGTCCAAACCGTTTTTATGGGCATGACCGACTTGAAGACAACAACTTCCTGTCTCTCGGTTTAAGCTATAGTCTGTTTGATGATATTGGTCTGGAACGGATCAAAGCCAGTGTTGGACAGAGCTTCTTTTTTGAAGACCGCCGTATCACACTGGAAAATTCACCTGATGAATTTGACCGTGAAAGTCGCACAGGACCTATCGTCAGCCTTGCAAGTCAGCTGTCTGAAAACTTCAGCGTCGTGGCAAATTCTGCATGGATGTCCAACAACGATAATGCCCAGCGTGATTTCCAGCTGTACTACACTGGCGATCAGGGCAATCTGTACAATGTTGGATATTTCTACCGTAAAGATATTACCAACCGTCAGGATCACTACGATCAGGTTGTTGCCTCTTTCATTCAGCCTGTTCACAACAACTGGCGTATTATGGGGCATGCACAGTACGACATGGACAACAATGTTGCCCGTGAATATCTGCTGGGTGTCAACTATGAATCCTGTTGCTGGGGCATCTCAGTCTATGGCCGTTCTTATTATAATGACCTTGACAACGTGAATGACGCAGATGTAAAACCTAAACGGGCTATCATGGCGGAAATAAACCTGAAAGGACTGGGCGGATTCAATAACAAACTGGCTTCCTTACTGGAAAACCGTATTTTAGGTTTTAATAAAATCAATCAATCCTGGACACAACGTTAA
- a CDS encoding ParB/RepB/Spo0J family partition protein translates to MTTKKRGLAKGRGLDALLGSIQKEKLQLEVQTLDHGQLKQIDVNLLKRGEYQPRRFINEQELEELAASIKKHGVMQPIVIRSVADDEIHPYEIIAGERRWRAAKQAGLTEIPAIVRDLTDQVAIALALIENIQRQDLNPIDQAMALQRFHEEFGLSHQEIAETVGKARTTVSNLLRLLALAEPVKDLMQQGLLDMGHARAILTLKEKEQLKVAQQVVEKNLSVRQTEQIVRDMNTPKQEKKKPELQSDIQQLTQRLTERFSADVKIDHNKQGKGKLVIHYHSLEELDGILNICLAE, encoded by the coding sequence ATGACCACAAAAAAACGCGGATTAGCTAAGGGTCGTGGTCTGGATGCCCTGTTGGGTTCCATTCAGAAAGAAAAATTACAACTCGAAGTTCAAACCTTGGATCATGGTCAGCTGAAACAGATTGATGTGAATTTGCTGAAGCGTGGTGAATATCAGCCACGCCGTTTCATCAACGAACAGGAACTTGAGGAGCTGGCGGCATCCATTAAAAAACATGGTGTGATGCAGCCTATTGTTATCCGCTCTGTTGCAGATGATGAAATCCATCCTTATGAAATTATTGCGGGTGAGCGTCGCTGGCGTGCTGCAAAACAGGCTGGTCTGACTGAGATTCCGGCGATTGTCCGTGATCTGACAGATCAGGTTGCGATTGCTCTGGCACTGATTGAAAACATTCAGCGTCAGGATCTGAACCCGATTGATCAGGCAATGGCATTACAGCGTTTCCATGAAGAATTTGGTCTGAGCCATCAGGAAATTGCAGAAACAGTAGGTAAAGCGAGAACGACAGTCAGTAATTTACTTCGATTGCTTGCACTTGCAGAACCTGTGAAAGATCTGATGCAGCAAGGTTTGCTGGATATGGGGCATGCCCGCGCAATACTGACACTGAAAGAAAAAGAACAGCTGAAAGTAGCACAGCAGGTTGTTGAAAAAAATCTGTCCGTCCGTCAGACAGAACAGATTGTCCGTGATATGAATACGCCGAAACAGGAAAAGAAAAAACCTGAACTTCAGTCGGATATACAACAACTGACTCAGCGCTTAACTGAGCGTTTCAGTGCGGATGTAAAAATTGATCATAATAAGCAGGGTAAAGGAAAACTGGTTATTCATTATCATTCGCTGGAAGAACTGGATGGTATTTTAAATATCTGTCTTGCTGAATAA
- a CDS encoding ParA family protein, whose product MAQIIAIANQKGGVGKTTTAVNLAASLAVLKKRVLLVDMDSQGNATMGSGIQKNDLLYSITDVLLGEVPIETAITKAEVGYKVLGSNRDLAGVELVIAEQEGREYILRNALQQIEKDFDYIIVDCAPSLSLITVNAMAAVHSVLIPMQCEYYALEGLADLTQTIDRIQQALNPELEIMGVLRTMYDARNALTRDVSAELEQYFGKKLYDTVIPRNVRLAEAPAHGLPIIYFEKSSKGAVAYLNLAAEMLKKSKVKKGTKA is encoded by the coding sequence ATGGCGCAAATTATTGCAATCGCGAATCAGAAAGGTGGTGTTGGTAAAACGACAACAGCTGTAAACCTTGCTGCTTCTCTTGCTGTTCTGAAAAAGCGTGTGCTGCTGGTCGATATGGATTCCCAGGGTAATGCCACGATGGGTTCGGGCATTCAGAAAAATGATTTACTTTATTCCATTACTGATGTTTTATTGGGTGAAGTGCCGATTGAGACAGCCATCACCAAGGCAGAAGTCGGTTATAAAGTACTTGGTTCAAATCGTGATCTGGCGGGTGTTGAGCTTGTCATTGCAGAGCAGGAAGGCAGAGAGTATATTCTGCGCAATGCTTTGCAGCAGATTGAAAAAGACTTTGATTATATCATTGTTGACTGTGCGCCAAGTCTGAGCCTGATCACAGTAAATGCGATGGCAGCTGTACACAGTGTGCTGATCCCGATGCAGTGCGAATATTATGCACTGGAAGGCCTGGCAGATCTGACACAGACCATAGACCGCATTCAGCAGGCACTGAATCCTGAGCTTGAAATTATGGGTGTGCTGCGTACCATGTACGATGCCCGTAATGCTTTGACGCGTGACGTATCCGCAGAGCTTGAACAGTATTTTGGGAAAAAACTCTACGATACTGTGATTCCACGAAATGTCCGTCTGGCAGAAGCACCGGCACATGGTTTACCTATTATTTATTTTGAAAAAAGCTCAAAGGGTGCTGTGGCGTATTTAAACCTTGCGGCTGAAATGTTGAAAAAAAGTAAAGTGAAAAAAGGAACGAAAGCATGA
- the msbA gene encoding lipid A export permease/ATP-binding protein MsbA yields the protein MNHDLKVYLRLLSYLKPFWGLMILVVVGFAINAATEVSVAKLLEKIITAIQDRDESFTSLFPFLVVLLIFFRGVGSFVGGYYTSVISRNLVFNIRQEVFAKLLKLPSQYYLDNTSGHITAKIMYNVEQLTAASTDSLRTLVQQGLIAMALLGYLLYSNWRLTLCILVFGPLIGLLIRKAAKRMRTLSMQVQDTMGDVNHVVQETVNGNLVVKSFGGQTYEQERFKLHSLENLRRGLKMVVVQQLNSPVVQLIMAMSLSIIIWIALRPEILRETTTGEFVAYITAAGMLSKPIKALTDINEKLQRGMAAAYSVFELLDLPEEKNTGTLTPALKGNIQFENAGLIYADGHEAIKNFNLNVKAGQTVALVGRSGAGKTSLVNLLVRFQELSSGRILLDQYDIQDIEITSLRTQIAMVNQQVVLFNRTVRENIAYGQLENATDEQVIAAAKAAYAHDFIMSLPQGYDTQLGAQGLNLSGGQRQRIAIARAILKDAPILILDEATSALDNESEYFIQQAFDAAMQDRTTIVIAHRLSTIENADLIVVMDKGMIVEQGTHAELIEKHGAYYQLHQRNFEEQ from the coding sequence GTGAACCACGATTTAAAAGTTTATTTGCGCCTGCTCAGTTATCTGAAACCATTCTGGGGTCTGATGATACTGGTTGTTGTAGGTTTTGCTATCAATGCAGCAACGGAAGTGTCGGTAGCCAAATTGCTTGAAAAAATCATTACTGCAATTCAGGACAGGGATGAAAGTTTCACTTCGCTTTTCCCGTTTCTGGTTGTTCTGTTGATTTTTTTCCGTGGTGTAGGGAGTTTTGTCGGTGGATATTACACCTCAGTCATTTCCCGGAATCTGGTTTTTAACATCCGTCAGGAAGTGTTTGCCAAGTTACTGAAACTGCCGTCACAGTATTATCTGGATAATACCAGTGGGCACATTACAGCCAAAATCATGTACAACGTTGAGCAGTTGACGGCGGCGTCGACTGATTCACTCAGAACGTTGGTTCAGCAGGGCTTGATTGCAATGGCTCTGCTTGGGTATCTGCTTTACAGCAACTGGCGTTTAACACTGTGTATTCTTGTTTTTGGTCCACTGATTGGTCTTTTAATCCGTAAAGCTGCCAAGCGTATGCGTACATTGTCTATGCAGGTACAGGATACCATGGGTGATGTCAACCATGTGGTTCAGGAAACGGTAAACGGTAACCTGGTCGTCAAAAGCTTTGGCGGACAGACTTATGAGCAGGAACGGTTTAAATTACATTCCCTTGAAAACCTGCGTCGTGGTCTGAAAATGGTGGTTGTACAGCAACTGAACAGCCCTGTTGTGCAGCTGATTATGGCCATGTCGCTCAGTATTATTATCTGGATTGCATTGCGCCCTGAAATTCTCAGAGAAACCACCACGGGTGAATTTGTTGCGTATATCACAGCAGCAGGTATGCTCAGTAAGCCTATCAAAGCGCTGACAGATATTAATGAAAAACTTCAGCGTGGTATGGCTGCGGCATATTCAGTGTTTGAACTGCTTGATCTGCCGGAAGAAAAAAATACAGGAACTCTGACACCTGCTTTAAAAGGTAATATTCAGTTTGAAAATGCTGGACTGATCTATGCTGATGGACATGAGGCGATTAAAAACTTCAACCTGAATGTAAAAGCAGGTCAGACCGTCGCACTTGTAGGACGTTCAGGAGCAGGCAAGACTTCACTGGTGAATCTACTGGTCAGATTCCAGGAGTTGAGCTCAGGTCGTATTTTATTGGATCAGTATGATATTCAGGATATTGAAATCACCAGTCTGCGGACTCAGATCGCCATGGTCAATCAGCAGGTCGTTCTGTTTAACCGGACTGTCCGTGAAAATATTGCGTACGGGCAGCTGGAAAATGCAACAGATGAACAGGTGATTGCTGCTGCAAAAGCAGCTTATGCACATGATTTTATCATGTCCTTACCTCAAGGTTATGATACGCAGCTGGGTGCTCAGGGCTTGAACCTTTCTGGCGGTCAACGTCAGCGGATTGCCATTGCTCGGGCTATCCTGAAAGATGCACCGATTTTAATTCTGGATGAAGCAACAAGTGCGCTGGATAACGAATCCGAATATTTCATTCAGCAGGCATTTGATGCTGCGATGCAGGACAGAACCACTATTGTTATTGCACACAGACTCTCTACCATTGAAAATGCAGATCTGATTGTTGTGATGGACAAAGGGATGATTGTAGAGCAAGGTACTCATGCAGAACTGATTGAAAAGCATGGCGCTTATTATCAGTTGCATCAGCGTAACTTTGAGGAACAGTAA